In Oryza sativa Japonica Group chromosome 11, ASM3414082v1, the following are encoded in one genomic region:
- the LOC4350355 gene encoding uncharacterized protein: MAAEAQATAAGGLAGEMEVEAYRRLFPLAFLERHLRESVRPDARRPAEARPTTVALAAVSSAHGSALVRLGDTAMLASIKLEVMSPSGEAPDEGSIAVEFHMPPICSPLVRPGRPAEVAPVISKNLEDILMSSGMLNLKELCLISGKASWLAYLDVYCLNADGSLFDAALISAVAAFTHLEIPLVSVGDDGRVFTVGGNEGKAKYELVNREKRKLTITNVPFSLTCALHKDNVLADPTAEEESIIETSVTIVLDSSDQIVSIQKPGGAVTSMTTIKECISLAKDRRRKLREILMDNVEAMEVDQTD; this comes from the exons atggcggcggaggcccaagccacggcggccggcggcctcgccggcgagatggaggtggaggcgtaccgccgcctcttccccctCGCCTTCCTCGAGCGCCACCTCCGCGAATCCGTCCGCCCCGacgcgcgccgccccgccgagGCCCGCCCAaccaccgtcgccctcgccgccgtgtcCTCCGCCCACGGCTCCGCCCTCGTCCGCCTCGGCGACACC GCCATGCTCGCGTCGATCAAGCTCGAGGTGATGTCGCCCTCCGGTGAGGCCCCCGACGAAGGATCTATTG CTGTGGAGTTCCACATGCCGCCTATCTGTTCCCCGCTTGTCAGACCAGGACGGCCGGCAGAGGTGGCGCCAGTCATCTCCAAGAACCTAGAGGACATTCTCATGAG CTCAGGGATGCTAAATTTGAAGGAGCTCTGTTTGATCAGTGGGAAGGCATCTTGGTTAGCATACCTG GATGTCTATTGTTTGAATGCTGATGGGTCTCTATTCGACGCTGCACTAATCTCAGCTGTTGCTGCATTTACACATT TGGAAATTCCTTTGGTATCTGTCGGTGATGATGGTAGAGTATTTACTGTTGGGGGCAATGAAGGCAAAGCCAAATATGAATTGGTAAACAGAGAAAAGAGGAAGCTTACGATTACTAATGTTCCATTTTCCCTTACATGTGCACTTCACAAGGATAATGTTCTAGCGGATCCAACTGCTGAAGAAGAATCAATAATAGAGACTTCTGTGACTATTGTTCTCGATTCTTCAGACCAGATAGTGTCAATACAAAAACCTGGAGGTGCAGTGACATCTATGACAACTATTAAG GAATGCATTAGCTTGGCTAAGGACAGGAGAAGAAAGTTAAGAGAAATTCTCATGGACAATGTTGAAGCAATGGAAGTCGACCAAACTGATTAA
- the LOC107276486 gene encoding dolichol-phosphate mannose synthase subunit 2, with translation MELGDKAVGFILTLTSLSIFTYYTFWVIILPFVDSDHFAHKYFLPQEYAILIPVLVGVIVLSFLSVFVGLVMLKSKKKKKTT, from the exons ATGGAATTGGGGGACAAGGCAGTAGGCTTTATTTTAACCTTGACAAGTCTATCCATCTTTACATACTATACTTTCTGGGTCATCATCCTG CCATTTGTTGACAGTGATCACTTCGCCCACAAGTACTTTCTGCCTCAAGAGTATGCTATTTTGATCCCAGTGCTTGTCGGCGTGATTGTCCTATCTTTCTTAAGCGTGTTCGTGGGTCTTGTTATGCTCAagtcaaagaaaaagaagaagaccaCTTGA